From Flavobacteriales bacterium:
CATAATGGTATTCTTTGTTCTTACAGGAGGGCTGAGTGGTACATTCTTTAACCTACTTATTCCACTTCAGATTGGGGCAAGAGATATGGCATCAGGATTTCTAAATATGCTATCCTATTGGTTCTTCTTTGTCTCTTCAGTAGTCATGGTCATTTCCTTGTTTGTTACCTCAGGGCCTGCCGCTGCTGGTTGGACAATATATCCACCTTTGAGCGCCTTGCCACAAGCGATGCCGGGTTCTGGATTAGGTATGACGCTATGGCTAGTCAGTATGTCTTTGTTTATTGTTTCAGCTCTACTAGGAGGATTGAATTATATTGTTACCATCCTAAACCTTAGAACTGAAGGTATGTCTATGACACGTTTACCACTAACTATGTGGGCATTTTTAGTGACAGCTATACTTGGAGTTTTGTCGTTCCCTGTATTACTTTCTGCAGCATTACTATTGATTTTTGATAGAGGTTTTGGTACAGCATTTTACCTCTCTGATATTATGATTCAAGGGGAGATGCTTACACAAACAGGAGGTTCACCGGTATTATTCCAGCACCTATTTTGGTTCTTAGGACACCCTGAAGTATATATTGTACTATTACCAGCTTTAGGTATAACTTCTGAAGTAGTATCAACAAGCTCTCGTAAGCCAATCTTTGGATATAGAGCTATGGTTGGTTCAATATTAGCCATTGGATTCTTATCCTTTATAGTTTGGGGACACCATATGTTTATGACAGGTATGAACCCATTTTTAGGTTCGGTATTTACGTTTACAACATTATTGATTGCCATACCATCGGCAGTAAAAGTATTTAACTACCTCACCACTCTGTGGAAAGGAAATATACAATTCACACCAGCTATGCTATTCTCAATAGGTTTGGTTTCTACCTTTATTTCGGGTGGTTTAACAGGACTTATCTTAGGAGATAGTGCATTAGATATTAACGTACACGACACCTACTTTGTAGTAGCTCACTTCCATATTGTAATGGGACTGTCGGCTATCTTTGGGATGTTTGCAGGGATTTACCATTGGTTCCCTAAAATGTACGGTAAGATGATGAATAAAAACCTTGGATACGTTCACTTCTGGCTAACCTTTATTTCGGCTTATGGCGTATTCTACCCAATGCACTTCATCGGTTTGGCAGGTGTACCAAGACGTTATTATTCTAATACAGCTTTCCCAATGTTTGATGGTCTAGTCGAGATTAACGAACTGGTAACGGTATTTGCTATTTTAGG
This genomic window contains:
- a CDS encoding cbb3-type cytochrome c oxidase subunit I, with the protein product MSDHNEHHHHEETFISKYVFSTDHKMIAKQFLITAMVMGVIAILMSVFFRMQLAWPAEGYPILETFLGKWAPDGVMDPNIYLALVTIHGTIMVFFVLTGGLSGTFFNLLIPLQIGARDMASGFLNMLSYWFFFVSSVVMVISLFVTSGPAAAGWTIYPPLSALPQAMPGSGLGMTLWLVSMSLFIVSALLGGLNYIVTILNLRTEGMSMTRLPLTMWAFLVTAILGVLSFPVLLSAALLLIFDRGFGTAFYLSDIMIQGEMLTQTGGSPVLFQHLFWFLGHPEVYIVLLPALGITSEVVSTSSRKPIFGYRAMVGSILAIGFLSFIVWGHHMFMTGMNPFLGSVFTFTTLLIAIPSAVKVFNYLTTLWKGNIQFTPAMLFSIGLVSTFISGGLTGLILGDSALDINVHDTYFVVAHFHIVMGLSAIFGMFAGIYHWFPKMYGKMMNKNLGYVHFWLTFISAYGVFYPMHFIGLAGVPRRYYSNTAFPMFDGLVEINELVTVFAILGAVAQIFFFFNFFYSIYRGKDAPQNPWRSNTLEWTTPTHDRIHGNWPGEIPSVHRWAYDYSKPGADEDFVSQITPLKEGEEEH